CCTCTGCAATACCTGTGCAAGAGTTTCCAACAAGTCCTGAGAAAAAGACCGCTGCtctgtgtttcagcaaagagTGGAgcagaggtgcaggaaaggggagtgtTTCTATGCAATTTTCACCTTACACGAGGATGGCTGAAGTAACTTGCACGTTGAAAAGAATATTAGCGTAAACCTACTGTTTGAACTATCCATTCATTTGTGATGCCAActgtttccccacccagatgaaGTAGCTGTCTGTGTCAGCTTGTATCTTTGCAGATAGCTACAGACCCTTCcacggggagagggagcagttccTGTGAGGATGAAGAGAAGCCTGTAGAAGATGGTCAGACATTCTGGATTCAGTCAATGTTGTCCAAGCAAAGCAGTCCAGCTTCTCCCGGAGAGATTCGTCGGGGTCAGAGTGTATCACTGGGAACACTTGCTTAGGGAAAATGGATAGAGCCTGGTTCTTACTGATTTTACACATGTAAATTTGGAGTGACGCAGTTGAAGTAAATGTTAGTGAATTCAGAATGTGGACTTGGGAATTTTTCCCATGTGCTGAAGAGAGGCAGTGTCATAATTTGGACTCCCAGGAATggtgaaaataattttttatatatatatatatatatatataaaggaagagAGAACACTGGGCTGTGTTTCAGCATAAAGCTGAGGTGCAGAGGCAGAACAATTCCGTCAGTTACCTGGTGTTGCGAGCTGATTTCCCTCTGAGGAGTTTTTTTAATGTTGCTGAGTACCTGTAAAGACATTTCCCTTTCCTAGTACAACATAATGTGACTTTGTGTTATGGGCAATGGGCATTTATTAGCTTTGAATTGGTAAATTAATTCCTTTAACTCTTCCGAAAAAAACCCTTGCAATGACACAAGTCTTTATACTAGTGTAGGCATAATATCAGAAGGGTCGCCGtgtaagtctggatctgtaaaaagcaacaaagaatcctgtgacaccttatagattaacagacgtattggagcacgagctttcatgggtgaatactcacttcgtcggatgcatgtagtggaaatttccaggggcaggtatatatatgcaggcaagaatcaatatggaaataacgaggttagttcaatcagggaggatgaggccctcttctagcagttaaggtgtgaaaaccacggcaggagaaactgcttttgttgttggctagccattcacagtctttgtttaatcctgagctgatggtgtcaaatttgcagatgaactgaagctcagcagtttctctttggagtctggtcctgaagttcttttgctccaggatggctacctttaaatctgctattgtgtggccagggagattgaaatgttctcctacagatttttgtatattgccattcacAATATCTGAcatgtgtccatttatccttttacataagaattgtccagtttggccgatgtacatagcagaggggcattgctggcacatgatggtgtatattacattggtggatgtgcaggtgaatgaaccagtgatgttgtggctgatctggttaggccctgtgatggtgtcgctggtgtagaagAAATGGGTGTTTATATGGGTTACCAGAAAATCTAATTATAGCAGTGAGGATTGTTTTTAATATAGTATTGGAAGGGCTCTAAACCTTCCTGATTTATACCACTAAATATGTGTAAATGCTGGGTATCAAGAGGAAACTTTCCTTGGAAGCAGGTTATCTCATAGCTGTCTATTGAAGGGCttcttccccctttttccccaGCATTGGAAActggctactgggctagatggaataCAGGTCTTatccagtctggcagtgcctATCTTCCCATCAGTGGTATAAATCCAAGACTATGTTTTTGATGATTTTCCTTGAGATCCTGAGAGTCTCTAGACTTGCACTAAGAGCAGAAAGATGTCTTGTTAAATATAATCTagtttcctgttcttttttccttcaggAAGGAAAGTTGAAAACTCCTGGGACCTGCCCAGtacattatgtcagctgtcaatgacaccaaatcCAACTCTGCAGAGTTACTTCTCACCAGAATACCCGGGATGGAAGACATTCATCTCTGGATCTCTATCCCTTTCTACTTAATGTATGTTATTtcgatagtaggaaattcagtcattctgttcattataaaaacagatccaagcctccaagagcccatgtacatttttctttccatgttggcagtcacagaccttggcttatCGGTAACCACCATGCCAATGATACTAGGCATATTCTTGTTTAAATCTAGGGAGATCAGCCTCAATGCCTGTTTTGCTCAGCTGTTTTTCATCAACTCACTTTCATACATTGAATCatctgtgctcttgttgatggcctttgaccgcttTGTCGCTATCTGCAATCCTTTAAGATATGTGTCCATCTTAACCCTCCCAAAAATAGTCAAGATGGGACTGGTATGTGTGCTAAGGGCAGTGGCCTTAATATTCCCA
This is a stretch of genomic DNA from Gopherus evgoodei ecotype Sinaloan lineage unplaced genomic scaffold, rGopEvg1_v1.p scaffold_50_arrow_ctg1, whole genome shotgun sequence. It encodes these proteins:
- the LOC115643075 gene encoding olfactory receptor 51G2-like, producing the protein MSAVNDTKSNSAELLLTRIPGMEDIHLWISIPFYLMYVISIVGNSVILFIIKTDPSLQEPMYIFLSMLAVTDLGLSVTTMPMILGIFLFKSREISLNACFAQLFFINSLSYIESSVLLLMAFDRFVAICNPLRYVSILTLPKIVKMGLVCVLRAVALIFPLPFLLKRFQYCRANVLSHSYCVNREVMKLACSDITVNSIYVLSIALLTVGLDSLLICLSYVMILRRVLSITSHMESLRALNTCVARLCAVFLFYTPMLGLPVIHRFGNSSSHSLQIFLGYVYLLVPPLMNPIVYSVKSKHLHVKIIRVFFK